ACTTAAcataatgtttcttttatatctttattaaattttattatactcaatAGCCATATATTTGTGGTGTCAAATAAtcaaaaagatataatttagtttatgtattatttttataagacgaAATTCTCATTGAAAGCCtctaagaatttaaattgactGTCATTTCCACTTGCCGTATATACGAAATAAGATATTTGCTATAATACTACTATTTCCACGTGACTTTCGTCtacaattattgtttaatatcgtCTTAAATcctacagataaaaaatatataaactcatatatatttacgtctTATTTTCactattatcaatttattattaaaatttcttctgatattaattataacaatgtttaatTGAACGTAAGTTATAATTctcgtataatttttaatgagtcTCCTTGtttttgaaagtaaaaaatattttttcatgaaaaaaatatttcttttcctGATACACATTACAAAAcccttaattttaataaggtgTTTAATATGACAACATAGAATAacgtacaaaaaatatgtcactGTAGGTACtaattttatggttttattaaactgaacttgtataatataatagaatattgcGTTTCATTTAGTTGTACGCAGCGCAGATGTTCTTGCAGAACCAAGAACTAAGATAAAGGGGgcactaaaatttaattacttgcaGGTAAGCAGGTACTTCTTCGTGAACGACGTTAAGAGTCTTGTGCGTCTGATAGCAATGATAATATCTAACTTCTCCGCCAGAAGTAATGAAAgcattaaattcaaaacacTTTAAGCATAtacttaaattgttattttgaaacttttgtttctatagttatttttagttcAAAGATTTCTTATCTACAGTAAGTAGATAAATGTTGAGTTCAAAATTACTGAACTAATACATTTTAGTGCTTGCACCTaaatagactttttttttcgGGTTTAGTGTGCACGAGTAATTTAAAGCGGATGTTTACTATTTGGacgctataaataataaaaaaaaaatacaggacAGGCTATCGCTTTTTtggaatgaaattattttttgaatttattctgGACaggattaaaaacaatattcatcGTGCCAATATCCAACTAGATACGTATATTctcatatttcaatttaatttagttgaaAAACggatgtgatttatttttaagctttTCATCTGTATGTATCCTCAGGAAATAGTAACATCttctttacataaaattttgttacttcaTTACCTCACTCATTAATAATCTACTCAACATAACCTATAAAAGTTTGAGCACTCGTccgatatgaaatatttatcattctatGTTACAATTCTTAACTTACAGTAATTTCCCTTggagtttaattataaaaaataatatatatcggatttaatacaaattcgttGTTTAAAGAGAGAcagacgccagcctcgctgacgtcactaatgtcacgtCACTTCTTCCAGTACGttccatgatattttaaaatgaaacatcaattcttctaaatattCTGGTATTTCTCGAATATTCTTCATAGTCATATTCTTCAATGGTTCGCACTAACTGAACTCTGCTGTCGTgcgtcatatttatactaaaattctAACCTAGTtttattctccttttaaacagtctgatttcgttttactttttacaataattatgaatacaaataagtttttataataattgtagacagcttcaagttattttcatgttgcatccgtcattacTGTGATAACGCCGATGTATATAATTTCGAAATACAGATATTTCTAAATGACAGCATTTGGGTTGGTAACCATTAGATATATTGAGCCTTAGTTGAATCTAATTTAGTCGAGCCGTCGGTTTACTAATACCTTATATAACAGGATGTAGGATAGTTCAATCATTATCACATATTGAACGTCAGTTGTTGACACAAACGAACGAACGTGTCCACTATACGTGAATAAACCTTTtcagataattatatttcgatTGTAATTAAAGGCGAGATTGTTagtgaaaaaattttatttttatctgtttcaGAATTCAgatgtaaatgaatattttcatgatTTAGTTATCAATGTGAAACTAAATACACTTTTATACATcagaattaatttagaaatgtaacacagattatttttatcaaaaaattctGTTCCTCTCTTACGAgcctttgtatttataaaataaataacgcgTATTTTTGTCGAAAGTTTCCTATAATTCCGTTGCAAATATTTCACGTTTTGTCAAAGATATATCCCATCCGTGCTTATTATAACTTGATACTAACATTAAGTTAGTTTGAAAAGTTTAGTCAGCTCTTATACTTTTATGTTacggattttttaatattagtttttcacATAACTTTTGATGCATTTTATATCATCCACatcattgttatatatttttttggtaacaCGTTTTGTCTTACCTTTTGAAGTCATTGTAAactcataaaaacaaaattgaatgTACTcacaacattaaataaattgacataTCTGTCACTCGATAAGGCTTATTTTGCTTGATCCTTAAAAACGTTGAAAACTACGCAATTACTTTAGTACATTTTCATATCCgactgtaattaataaaattatttatcattttcagTGAAAAATGAAGTTGCTCGTGTTTATGACAGCCATCGTGTTATCTGCGGCCACTAGCCGTACAGATGACGGGCCACGCGTCTTCTGTGGCAGGGCCCTGGCGGAGGCAAGGGTGCTTTACTGCTTTGGAAGCAAAATAACCGATCACGTGAAGAGAGTTGAAAAACATGATCGTTAGTATTCTATTCTATgtcattcaataaattaagtttcacTACAATTCTATGAGGATGCATTTTTTTGTAgcacatgtattttttttatgtattctatATCTAAACAAGGaaaaatcaaatcaatatatttattac
This Danaus plexippus chromosome Z, MEX_DaPlex, whole genome shotgun sequence DNA region includes the following protein-coding sequences:
- the LOC116778073 gene encoding bombyxin B-6, which produces MKLLVFMTAIVLSAATSRTDDGPRVFCGRALAEARVLYCFGSKITDHVKRVEKHDLQTSQFYFWPWMAVRFYSLRKRIPGLVDECCLKPCYVSQLLSYC